The bacterium DNA window CGGCGCGGCCATGGAAGCCGCCAACCGCGGTGCACACGAGGCGGGGGGCCTGAGCGTGGGCGTGACCTGCCGCATGTTCACCCGCGAGCCCAATCCCTTCCTGGACGAGGTCGTGCCCACCAACGACCTGATCGAACGTATGACCACGCTGATCGGCCTGGGGGACGCCTACGTGGCGGGTAAGGGCGGCACCGGCACCCTGGCCGAGATCGCCCTGGCCTGGGAGTTCATCAACAAGCGGCTCATCTCGCCCCGTCCGCTCGTGCTCTGCGGCGGGTTCTGGGACGCCCTGCCGGCCCTGATGAAAAACGCCGGCGCGCACCCGGGGGTGAGCCTGGGACGGGCCGGCGACTCGATCCTCACCGCAGCCGATGAAAACGAGACTGTTCTCCTGATACGAGATTTTTACGACCGTCTCAAACGCGAGGCTGACACCGGCCCGGAGGAAGGAGCACCGCGATGATCCTGGATGCTCTCAGGCTGGTGGTGGAGCGCCGCGACCTCGATTCCACCACCGCCGAAACGGTCATGACCGAAATCATGGAGGGCCAGGCCGCGCCTACCCAGGTGGCGGCCTTTATCACCGCCCTGCGCATGAAAGGCGAGACCACCGATGAGATCGCCGCCTTTGTCAAGGTGATGCGGGCCAAGGTGCAGCCGGTGGTGTCGAAAGTCCATCCCGTGGTCCTCGACACCTGCGGCACGGGCGGTGACGGCAGCGGGACGTTCAACATCTCCACCGCAGTGGCTTTCGTGGCCGCGGGCGCGGGGGCGCCGGTGGCCAAGCACGGCAACCGCTCGGTCTCCAGCCGCTGCGGCAGCGCGGATGTGCTGCGCCAGCTCGGGGTGAATGTCGAGGCCGCGCCGGAGACAGTCGCGCGCTGCCTGGATGAGGCTGGGATATGTTTCATCTTCGCCCCGCTGTTCCACCCGGCCATGAAACACGCC harbors:
- a CDS encoding LOG family protein produces the protein MIKDFSEYKRKCGPARAPWVCVFGTSDAGDTPSVAAARRLGAALARAGCVVVTGGYGAAMEAANRGAHEAGGLSVGVTCRMFTREPNPFLDEVVPTNDLIERMTTLIGLGDAYVAGKGGTGTLAEIALAWEFINKRLISPRPLVLCGGFWDALPALMKNAGAHPGVSLGRAGDSILTAADENETVLLIRDFYDRLKREADTGPEEGAPR